In one window of Camelus bactrianus isolate YW-2024 breed Bactrian camel chromosome 13, ASM4877302v1, whole genome shotgun sequence DNA:
- the FAM43B gene encoding protein FAM43B, with protein MLPWRRNKFVLVEDEAKCKAKSLSPGLAYTSLLSSFLRSCPDLLPDWPLERLGRVFRSRRQKMELNKEDPTYTVWYLGNAVTLHAKGDGCTDDAVGKIWARCGPGGGTKMKLTLGPHGIRMQPCERGGSGGSGGRRPAHAYLLPRITYCAADGRHPRVFAWVYRHQARHKAVVLRCHAVLLARAHKARALARLLRQTALAAFSDFKRLQRQSDARHVRQQHLRAGGAAASVPRAPLRRLLNAKCAYRPPPAERGRGAPRLSSIQEEDEDQDEEAEEREEGDPQRERPEVLSLARELRTCSLRGAPAPPPPSQLRRWKAGPRERAAQAR; from the coding sequence ATGCTGCCCTGGAGACGTAACAAATTCGTGCTAGTGGAGGACGAGGCCAAGTGCAAGGCGAAGAGCCTGAGCCCGGGGCTTGCCTACACGTCGCTGCTCTCCAGCTTCCTGCGCTCCTGCCCGGACCTGCTGCCCGACTGGCCGCTGGAGCGCCTGGGCCGCGTGTTCCGCAGCCGGCGCCAGAAAATGGAGCTCAACAAGGAGGACCCGACCTACACCGTGTGGTACCTGGGCAACGCCGTCACCCTGCATGCCAAGGGCGACGGCTGCACCGACGACGCCGTGGGCAAGATCTGGGCGCGCTGCGGGCCGGGTGGGGGCACCAAGATGAAGCTGACGCTGGGGCCGCACGGCATCCGCATGCAGCCGTGCGAGCGCGGCGGCTCAGGGGGCTCCGGGGGCCGCAGGCCGGCGCACGCCTACCTGCTGCCGCGCATCACCTACTGCGCGGCGGACGGGCGCCACCCGCGCGTCTTCGCCTGGGTCTACCGCCACCAGGCGCGCCACAAGGCCGTGGTGCTGCGCTGCCACGCCGTGCTGCTGGCGCGGGCGCACAAGGCGCGCGCCCTGGCCCGCCTGCTCCGCCAGACCGCGCTGGCGGCCTTTAGCGACTTCAAGCGCCTGCAGCGCCAGAGCGACGCGCGCCACGTGCGCCAGCAGCACCTCCGCGCTGGGGGCGCCGCCGCCTCGGTGCCCCGCGCCCCGCTGCGCCGGCTGCTCAACGCCAAATGCGCCTACCGGCCGCCGCCCGCGGAGCGCGGCCGCGGGGCGCCGCGCCTCAGCAGCAtccaggaggaggacgaggaccaGGACGAGGAGGCAGAGGAGCGCGAGGAAGGAGACCCCCAGCGCGAGCGGCCCGAGGTGCTCAGCCTGGCTCGGGAGCTGAGGACGTGCAGCCTGCGGGGCGCCCCGGCGCCTCCGCCGCCCTCGCAGCTCCGCCGCTGGAAAGCCGGCCCCCGGGAGCGGGCAGCCCAGGCGCGCTGA